A stretch of the Vibrio sp. HB236076 genome encodes the following:
- a CDS encoding fumarylacetoacetate hydrolase family protein yields the protein MQTITCSRGELSPSKVVCVGRNYVEHIRELNNETPNEMVVFHKSNSAISAHLHSRHLDEPLHYEAELCFLVERGQFVSVAVGLDLTKRETQSRLKGKGLPWEKAKSFHASALFSRFVDLGDMPIEQLKLELLINSVRVQAGGVSEMIHKPEQILTQILAYTDLEDGDIVMTGTPKGVGVVEQGDVFLARLKNADTIITEIQWVAQ from the coding sequence ATGCAAACAATTACCTGCTCACGAGGTGAGTTGAGCCCGTCAAAAGTGGTCTGTGTCGGACGTAATTACGTTGAGCACATTCGCGAGTTAAATAACGAAACCCCCAATGAAATGGTGGTATTCCATAAATCCAACAGTGCCATTAGTGCGCATTTACACAGCCGCCACCTCGATGAACCTCTACATTACGAAGCCGAATTGTGCTTTTTGGTTGAACGGGGCCAGTTTGTCAGTGTGGCGGTAGGCTTGGACTTGACCAAGAGAGAGACGCAATCACGTTTGAAAGGGAAGGGGTTACCTTGGGAAAAAGCGAAGAGTTTCCATGCGTCTGCGTTGTTCAGTCGCTTTGTTGACCTCGGCGACATGCCGATTGAGCAGTTAAAGTTGGAGTTGTTGATCAACAGCGTGCGCGTACAAGCGGGTGGGGTAAGTGAAATGATCCACAAGCCCGAACAAATTTTAACTCAAATATTGGCCTATACCGATCTAGAAGATGGCGATATTGTTATGACAGGCACACCAAAAGGCGTGGGAGTGGTAGAACAAGGCGATGTATTTCTCGCACGGCTTAAAAACGCCGATACCATCATCACTGAAATTCAGTGGGTTGCACAATAA
- a CDS encoding 1-acyl-sn-glycerol-3-phosphate acyltransferase: MTNMTDPFADIRPYNDDEIPAAIDRLINDDDFLRAIIDHRYQQKSLWFRRCIVPVLRLYLKMKWRKLDSVAVIQHEVKKFLEHTLEQTTDGVEYRGLEKLDKEQSYLFISNHRDIAMDPALVNYGLHTHQHQTVRIAIGDNLLKMPCATELMKLNKSFIVKRSLKAPREMMKALAQLSGYIKHSLETNNSIWIAQKEGRAKDGNDFTDPAILKMFHVEGRKRKQSFADYMKQLNIVPVSISYENDPCDLSKANELYAKSELGNYEKSEFEDIESIIKGITGYKGKVVVSFGDVIEQDFETPEALAAEIDRQIHLNYHLFPINLLASGQETDAISQETCQRFADKLKALPEGAQRYLVASYANPVNNTSLDK; this comes from the coding sequence ATGACCAACATGACAGACCCCTTTGCAGATATTCGTCCTTACAACGATGATGAAATTCCTGCTGCCATTGATCGTTTGATCAATGATGACGATTTCTTACGCGCCATTATCGATCACCGTTATCAGCAAAAGTCGCTGTGGTTTCGTCGTTGTATTGTGCCTGTATTGCGTTTGTATCTTAAAATGAAATGGCGAAAGTTAGACTCGGTGGCCGTCATTCAGCACGAAGTAAAAAAGTTTCTCGAGCATACCCTTGAGCAAACCACCGACGGTGTTGAATACCGAGGTTTGGAAAAATTGGACAAAGAACAATCGTATTTGTTTATTTCCAACCATCGTGACATTGCCATGGATCCTGCGTTAGTCAACTATGGCTTGCACACGCATCAGCACCAAACCGTTCGTATTGCCATTGGCGATAACCTTTTGAAAATGCCTTGTGCAACGGAGCTTATGAAGCTCAATAAGAGCTTTATTGTAAAACGCTCACTTAAAGCGCCGAGAGAAATGATGAAGGCATTAGCCCAACTCTCCGGGTACATCAAGCATTCTTTAGAAACCAATAACTCTATTTGGATTGCACAAAAAGAAGGGCGAGCAAAAGATGGCAATGACTTTACCGATCCGGCCATTTTGAAAATGTTCCACGTTGAGGGTCGCAAGCGCAAACAGTCCTTTGCTGACTACATGAAACAGCTCAACATTGTCCCGGTTTCGATTTCTTATGAAAACGACCCGTGTGATTTATCCAAGGCCAACGAATTGTATGCCAAATCCGAGCTCGGCAATTACGAAAAAAGCGAGTTTGAAGATATCGAGAGCATTATCAAAGGTATCACAGGCTACAAGGGGAAAGTTGTGGTGTCATTTGGTGATGTGATTGAGCAAGACTTTGAAACGCCAGAAGCGTTAGCGGCGGAAATCGATCGTCAAATTCATCTCAATTATCACTTGTTCCCGATTAATTTATTGGCTTCTGGGCAAGAAACCGATGCGATCAGCCAAGAAACTTGTCAACGCTTTGCCGATAAGCTCAAAGCTTTGCCAGAAGGTGCTCAGCGCTATCTCGTCGCCAGTTACGCCAACCCAGTAAACAACACCAGCCTCGACAAATAG
- a CDS encoding alpha-amylase family protein — MDDVVQPTDAILHAFDWPYTEVAKCAKTIAQLGFASVLVSPPMRSEHTSDGTPWWQRYQPQDYRLIDNQLGNTDDFVAMTHALAKENLRLYVDVVFNHMANESSLRDDLQYPSESLLKQYRNNEAQTSQWRLFGDLSLPLFEQGDFERPFAIKNWRNRTQVQKGRISGGQSDPGLPTLKPTPRVIEAQRAYIKAIKQLGAVGFRIDAAKHLSLEHLKAVWDKELCQDCHVFGEIITDGGATQQEYELFLAPYLADTALDAYDFPLFHTLRSALSSEGDLQTLIDPYCFGQALSPQRAVTFIITHDIPNNDVFLPLLVDETSEWLGYAYLLCRDGGVPLIYAEHRLSGIEDSDVHLRWQTLWQSAQMSSLLSFHNHMHGFEMRIDSAQKELLIFTRYHPDLGPKGWVVINKAPHSISVSLPDWLGEQARCLWPEDCAQGLSQRQLTVAEKSYSLWVLD; from the coding sequence ATGGATGATGTTGTTCAGCCTACCGATGCAATATTGCATGCCTTTGATTGGCCGTATACCGAAGTGGCAAAGTGCGCAAAGACCATAGCACAACTTGGGTTTGCCTCGGTGTTAGTATCACCGCCAATGCGCTCGGAGCACACAAGCGATGGTACGCCATGGTGGCAAAGGTACCAACCTCAAGACTATCGTCTCATCGATAATCAGTTGGGCAACACCGACGACTTTGTCGCCATGACTCACGCGCTGGCAAAAGAAAATTTACGTTTGTATGTCGATGTGGTGTTCAATCACATGGCCAATGAATCTTCTCTTCGCGATGATTTGCAATACCCCAGTGAGTCATTGCTCAAGCAGTACCGCAACAATGAAGCTCAAACAAGCCAATGGCGGTTGTTTGGCGACTTGAGCTTACCCCTATTTGAACAAGGTGATTTTGAACGGCCATTTGCGATCAAAAACTGGCGCAATCGCACCCAGGTGCAAAAAGGGCGTATTTCTGGTGGTCAGTCCGACCCAGGGTTGCCGACATTAAAGCCAACACCTCGAGTGATTGAGGCCCAACGTGCTTATATCAAAGCCATTAAGCAGCTTGGCGCGGTGGGGTTTCGTATTGATGCGGCCAAACACCTCTCCCTGGAACACTTAAAAGCCGTATGGGACAAAGAACTTTGCCAAGATTGCCATGTCTTTGGCGAAATCATTACCGATGGCGGTGCAACGCAACAAGAGTACGAATTGTTCCTCGCCCCTTATTTAGCCGATACCGCGTTAGATGCTTATGACTTTCCCTTGTTTCATACCTTGCGCTCGGCGTTATCTTCTGAGGGAGACTTACAAACGCTCATCGACCCTTATTGTTTTGGTCAGGCTTTATCACCACAACGTGCCGTGACGTTCATCATCACTCATGATATTCCCAATAATGATGTGTTTTTGCCCTTGTTAGTTGATGAAACCAGCGAGTGGTTGGGTTACGCCTACTTGCTCTGCCGAGATGGCGGGGTACCGTTAATTTATGCAGAGCACCGCCTAAGTGGCATAGAAGATAGCGATGTTCACCTTCGGTGGCAAACGCTTTGGCAGTCGGCCCAAATGTCGTCATTATTGTCTTTTCACAACCACATGCATGGGTTTGAGATGCGTATTGACTCGGCGCAAAAAGAGTTACTTATTTTTACTCGTTATCACCCAGATTTAGGCCCTAAAGGCTGGGTGGTGATAAACAAAGCGCCTCATTCGATATCGGTGAGCTTACCGGATTGGTTGGGCGAGCAGGCGAGATGCCTTTGGCCTGAGGACTGTGCTCAAGGTTTGTCACAGCGTCAGTTGACCGTGGCAGAAAAAAGCTATTCACTTTGGGTTCTGGATTGA
- a CDS encoding peptidoglycan DD-metalloendopeptidase family protein — protein sequence MKQTLSQKKFWAISLPIVAFWGFSQSIIGPQLSRTIDLNLTTESVSTQWQQEQQEVEQLIPPNYEYQIQQGDNLSSIFNQLGFRYSEMMKVMETDLNYLVLDTLKPGDILRFWRDETTGNLAKMELVFNVADKAVYTLQSDGSYTYQDISLPGQWQHQAVVGSISGSFSGSAYKLGLSSNEIYQVVTLLKDKLNFSKDLRAGDKFEIVRKNQTIKGEATGKTELEAIRIYNRGKVISAYLNADGQFYDANGESLQRAFVRYPVHNRPRISSGFNPNRRHPVTGRISPHNGTDFAVPTGTPVYSTGDGRVVMIRHHPYAGNYVVIEHSNKYKTRYLHLSKILVKKGQKITRGQKIALSGSTGRVTGPHLHYELLVYNRPVNAMTAKIPMASSVPKKERKAFDAQRDKMNNLIALQEKKQLNNPS from the coding sequence ATAAAGCAAACACTGAGCCAAAAAAAATTCTGGGCGATCAGTTTGCCCATCGTGGCTTTTTGGGGCTTTAGTCAAAGTATTATCGGTCCACAGTTATCGAGAACCATCGACCTTAATTTAACCACTGAGAGCGTGAGCACTCAATGGCAACAAGAACAACAAGAGGTGGAACAACTGATCCCGCCTAACTATGAGTATCAAATTCAGCAAGGTGATAACCTAAGCTCGATTTTCAATCAGTTGGGCTTTCGCTACAGTGAAATGATGAAAGTCATGGAAACCGACTTAAACTATTTGGTGCTCGATACTTTAAAGCCCGGTGACATCCTGCGATTTTGGCGTGATGAAACCACGGGAAACTTGGCCAAAATGGAGCTAGTATTTAACGTTGCCGATAAAGCCGTGTACACGTTACAAAGCGATGGCAGTTACACGTACCAAGATATTTCTCTGCCGGGTCAATGGCAGCATCAAGCCGTTGTCGGCAGTATTAGTGGCAGCTTTTCCGGTTCGGCTTATAAATTGGGGCTGAGCAGTAATGAAATTTATCAAGTCGTGACGTTATTAAAAGATAAACTCAATTTTTCAAAAGATTTACGCGCTGGCGATAAATTTGAAATCGTGAGAAAAAATCAAACGATCAAAGGGGAAGCAACTGGTAAAACTGAGCTTGAAGCGATCCGCATTTACAATCGTGGTAAAGTGATTTCGGCCTATTTGAACGCCGATGGCCAATTTTACGATGCCAATGGGGAAAGTTTGCAAAGGGCTTTTGTGCGCTATCCAGTCCACAATCGCCCAAGAATCAGCTCAGGCTTCAACCCCAATAGACGCCATCCCGTCACAGGGCGTATTTCGCCTCATAACGGTACGGATTTCGCTGTGCCGACAGGGACACCTGTGTATTCAACTGGGGACGGCCGTGTTGTCATGATCAGACACCACCCTTATGCGGGTAATTACGTGGTGATTGAGCACAGTAACAAATACAAAACGCGTTATTTACACCTTAGTAAAATATTGGTGAAAAAAGGGCAAAAAATAACACGTGGGCAAAAGATAGCACTGTCCGGTTCTACTGGGCGTGTGACCGGGCCGCATCTTCACTATGAGTTGTTGGTCTACAATCGCCCGGTTAACGCCATGACGGCCAAAATTCCGATGGCAAGCTCTGTGCCTAAGAAAGAGCGCAAAGCGTTTGATGCACAGCGTGATAAAATGAATAACTTGATCGCTTTACAAGAGAAAAAGCAGTTAAACAACCCAAGCTAA
- a CDS encoding chemotaxis protein: MNNSQRAAVTQGLLTFQLTNRQTFAIGTLKVQEVLPLPKLTQVPGSPNHVIGTSYIRNRKVPIIDTAAAIGFRPLSQEQYPNCQLIITDCLKMVVGFLVNRVDRIIECDWSKIEPPPHTLGSNTFVTGVTRHDQSLVQLLDVERLLDRISPNLKQAEVSAIAVKEQQQLQKLNLLLVDDSSIARRQLCDALDKLNVEYTLCTNGKEALVAMNHAANADRAIDILVSDIEMPEMDGYELVFSVQNDPRLNKAYRILHTSLSSEISVERAQQVGAHRALEKFNANELIDAIITGAKYLEKNAAV, encoded by the coding sequence ATGAATAACTCGCAACGCGCCGCAGTAACTCAAGGTTTGTTGACCTTTCAATTAACCAATCGACAAACGTTTGCCATTGGTACGCTAAAGGTTCAAGAAGTGCTACCGCTGCCAAAATTAACACAAGTACCGGGATCACCAAATCACGTGATCGGTACCTCATACATCCGCAATCGCAAAGTACCGATCATTGATACCGCCGCAGCGATAGGCTTTCGGCCATTGAGTCAAGAGCAATACCCCAATTGTCAGCTGATCATTACCGATTGTCTTAAAATGGTGGTGGGCTTTTTGGTCAATCGCGTCGACCGTATTATTGAATGTGATTGGAGTAAAATTGAGCCGCCGCCGCACACACTGGGTTCGAATACCTTTGTTACTGGTGTCACACGGCACGATCAATCCTTGGTGCAGCTTCTCGATGTTGAACGATTGCTCGATCGCATCTCACCCAACTTAAAGCAAGCCGAGGTCAGTGCCATTGCTGTTAAAGAACAGCAACAATTACAAAAATTAAACTTATTACTTGTAGACGACTCTTCCATTGCGAGAAGACAGCTCTGTGATGCCTTAGATAAATTAAATGTCGAATACACGCTGTGTACTAACGGCAAAGAAGCGCTAGTCGCGATGAATCATGCCGCCAATGCAGACCGAGCCATCGATATTTTGGTCAGTGATATTGAAATGCCAGAAATGGATGGCTATGAACTGGTCTTTTCGGTCCAAAACGATCCCAGACTCAACAAAGCGTATCGCATTTTACACACCTCGTTATCGAGTGAGATTTCAGTAGAAAGAGCTCAGCAGGTCGGCGCACATCGAGCATTAGAAAAATTTAATGCCAACGAACTGATAGATGCCATCATTACTGGTGCAAAGTACTTAGAAAAAAATGCCGCTGTCTAA
- a CDS encoding TetR/AcrR family transcriptional regulator: MPKRSKQETNETINTIKSAVFDQLLTLGYEEMSYTSLSQQTGISRTGICHHFPKKIHFTEGVEAILMERLLSHLDSQSGVEAFERSWMSALKVREFTIILQTVFYHLFAKQGSKCFAAKCIDYLLVQIKARLSLQSDQRINALLGQSIIDLCR; encoded by the coding sequence ATGCCCAAACGCAGTAAACAAGAAACCAATGAAACGATCAATACCATTAAAAGCGCGGTGTTCGACCAATTGTTAACATTGGGGTATGAAGAGATGTCCTACACGTCTTTAAGTCAGCAAACGGGTATTTCTCGCACGGGGATCTGTCATCACTTTCCTAAAAAAATCCACTTTACTGAAGGCGTAGAAGCAATACTCATGGAGCGGCTACTGTCGCATCTCGACAGCCAATCTGGGGTGGAAGCCTTTGAGCGAAGTTGGATGTCTGCGCTCAAAGTGAGAGAGTTTACCATCATCTTACAGACGGTATTTTATCACTTGTTTGCCAAGCAAGGATCCAAGTGTTTTGCTGCTAAGTGCATTGATTATTTGTTGGTGCAAATAAAAGCTCGCTTGTCTTTGCAAAGTGACCAACGAATTAATGCGTTATTAGGCCAGTCGATCATTGACTTATGCCGTTAG
- the ppiC gene encoding peptidylprolyl isomerase PpiC: MAQSAAALHILVKHKELAEDLILQLKKGAKFQTLAKKHSTCPSGKRGGDLGEFRRGQMVPQFDKACFQGEILTPQLVKTKFGWHVVKVLYRT, from the coding sequence ATGGCTCAAAGTGCAGCAGCTTTACACATATTGGTTAAACACAAAGAGTTAGCCGAAGATCTGATCTTACAACTTAAAAAAGGGGCAAAGTTTCAAACTCTAGCTAAAAAACATTCCACTTGTCCGTCGGGCAAACGCGGTGGGGATTTAGGTGAATTTCGCCGTGGGCAAATGGTGCCTCAATTTGATAAAGCCTGTTTTCAAGGTGAAATTCTCACGCCTCAATTGGTAAAAACTAAGTTTGGCTGGCATGTGGTTAAAGTGCTCTACCGGACTTAA
- a CDS encoding YjiH family protein yields MKHSNQTQQIGTIFKLKSFWTFFIPSLIGVLLFMAPIQTDDGLTIPVAILAKLIPAWFGDRLVALITAIVVAMAILSVVYRLWNNKKIPSASFIHSLLNVTTTWLCVRLFGGIAIFCTYFELGPEAIWQANTGGLVLHDLMPTLFSVFIFAGLCLPLLLNFGLLELFGALLSKIMRPVFNLPGRSAIDCIASWLGDGSVGILLTSKQYEGKFYTQREAAVVGTTFSAVSITFSLVVIAQVKLEHLFLPFYGAICLAGIVCAIIIPRLPPLCWKKDHFIDGTPACVQDDVVPNGHSRFSWGLSLALSKADSVASPQDMLKEGLKNAIDMVFGVLPVVMGMGTIALILAEYTPLFSLLGQPFIPYLELLGIPDALQASQTMVVGFADMFIPSILAAPIDSDMTRFVIAAMSVTQLIYMSEVGALLLGSKIPVNIIELFAIFILRTLITLPIISLVAHALF; encoded by the coding sequence ATGAAACACAGCAACCAGACGCAACAGATAGGGACTATCTTCAAATTAAAATCGTTTTGGACTTTTTTCATCCCGTCATTAATTGGTGTTTTGCTCTTTATGGCGCCCATTCAGACGGATGACGGATTGACGATCCCAGTCGCTATCCTTGCCAAACTGATCCCTGCATGGTTTGGCGATCGCCTGGTTGCTTTGATCACCGCTATTGTTGTCGCGATGGCAATACTCTCTGTTGTCTATAGACTTTGGAATAACAAAAAAATTCCCTCTGCATCTTTTATTCACAGTTTATTGAACGTCACCACAACCTGGCTGTGCGTTCGCCTGTTTGGGGGGATTGCGATTTTTTGTACCTACTTTGAACTCGGACCAGAAGCGATTTGGCAAGCCAATACCGGTGGATTGGTTTTGCATGATTTAATGCCGACACTGTTTTCTGTCTTTATTTTTGCAGGCTTGTGTTTACCATTGCTGCTCAACTTTGGTTTGTTAGAGTTATTTGGTGCTTTGCTCAGTAAGATCATGCGCCCTGTGTTCAATTTGCCCGGCCGCAGCGCCATTGACTGCATTGCCTCTTGGCTTGGCGATGGCAGCGTCGGTATTCTGTTAACCAGTAAACAATACGAAGGTAAGTTTTATACTCAACGTGAAGCGGCCGTCGTCGGTACGACGTTTTCAGCCGTGTCGATTACGTTTAGTTTGGTGGTGATCGCCCAGGTAAAACTCGAACACTTATTCTTGCCATTTTACGGCGCCATTTGCCTAGCTGGTATCGTTTGCGCCATCATCATTCCCCGCTTGCCACCGCTTTGCTGGAAAAAAGATCATTTTATTGATGGCACTCCGGCTTGCGTTCAAGATGATGTCGTCCCCAATGGCCATTCTCGATTTTCTTGGGGCTTATCGCTGGCGCTGAGTAAAGCTGATTCTGTGGCTTCACCACAAGATATGCTCAAAGAAGGACTTAAAAATGCCATTGATATGGTGTTTGGCGTATTGCCTGTCGTGATGGGGATGGGGACGATTGCACTGATCTTGGCTGAGTACACGCCGCTATTTTCGCTTTTAGGCCAGCCTTTTATCCCTTACTTAGAGCTGCTCGGTATTCCTGATGCCCTACAAGCGTCGCAAACCATGGTCGTAGGTTTTGCGGACATGTTTATTCCTTCTATTTTAGCTGCGCCCATAGACAGTGACATGACTCGCTTTGTTATTGCTGCTATGTCTGTCACTCAGCTTATCTATATGTCTGAAGTCGGCGCTTTGCTGTTGGGCAGTAAAATCCCTGTCAACATCATCGAGCTGTTCGCCATTTTTATTTTGCGCACCTTGATCACGTTACCCATCATTAGCCTAGTCGCGCACGCTTTGTTTTAA
- a CDS encoding AraC family ligand binding domain-containing protein — MNIAIEYQYHTPTRLHISPRKPALKHQLFLPMSGLVLIRIGRLDYAIEPGQAFWVPQSCLHSVTLLPNTQLHQVSFSVRLLDAFPQQAGFFTPSPLLSALLDRAQQLQQRFDDAHRDTAFNDLLNVIKNEATLFCPQLNSTALSTIIQNWQHLAPSSSVELSSDTEPYWPTEISDKDGVERLLLAVRVREAKRQQLSGLKESQIKGALFPEHAQSLQEILSPWFD; from the coding sequence ATGAACATTGCCATAGAATATCAATACCACACGCCAACTCGTCTCCATATTTCGCCAAGAAAGCCGGCACTGAAACACCAGCTGTTTTTGCCGATGTCGGGCTTAGTACTGATCCGGATCGGGCGTTTAGACTATGCCATTGAACCAGGACAAGCTTTTTGGGTACCACAATCGTGTTTACACAGCGTTACCCTGCTACCGAATACGCAATTGCATCAAGTGAGCTTTTCCGTGCGTTTGCTCGACGCTTTTCCTCAGCAAGCCGGTTTTTTCACTCCCTCACCTTTATTGTCTGCCCTATTAGACAGAGCGCAACAATTACAACAGCGCTTTGATGATGCTCACCGGGACACGGCGTTCAATGACCTTCTCAACGTCATTAAAAACGAAGCCACATTGTTTTGCCCGCAACTTAACAGCACCGCCTTGAGTACAATAATACAAAACTGGCAGCACCTTGCTCCGTCTTCGTCAGTTGAGTTATCTTCGGACACAGAACCATACTGGCCAACAGAGATCAGCGATAAAGACGGTGTGGAGAGGCTATTGCTGGCAGTACGTGTACGAGAAGCAAAACGCCAGCAACTGTCAGGTCTTAAAGAATCGCAGATCAAAGGCGCGCTCTTCCCTGAACATGCACAAAGTTTACAAGAGATTCTGAGCCCTTGGTTTGACTAA
- a CDS encoding glutaredoxin domain-containing protein, with protein MMTPIKLTLYRWAGQWGPFKVNIPCGECTLTLDIIKDVMDNELSQVPIELEVKDWLPNWWKVLPKGGLHAPIVLLGNKVISQGEALNRAALIQHIIGVWAQQQSPQGNVIYSKDNCRYCKQAKQLLDDTGIEYTNHNVVKDSAALYFMIPNVKAHIGLKSPVTMPQIWLNGQYIGGYQELQTYIIDNQITADNVLDFNHKSAVSG; from the coding sequence ATGATGACACCAATTAAACTCACCTTATATCGCTGGGCCGGTCAATGGGGACCATTTAAAGTCAATATCCCTTGTGGCGAATGCACTTTAACCTTAGATATCATTAAAGATGTCATGGATAACGAACTGAGCCAAGTGCCGATCGAACTTGAGGTAAAAGATTGGTTACCCAATTGGTGGAAAGTGTTGCCCAAAGGCGGACTCCACGCGCCTATCGTTTTATTGGGTAACAAAGTTATAAGCCAAGGTGAAGCCCTAAACAGAGCCGCGTTAATCCAACATATCATCGGGGTTTGGGCTCAACAGCAATCCCCCCAAGGCAACGTTATTTATAGCAAAGATAACTGCCGCTATTGCAAGCAGGCTAAACAATTACTGGACGACACCGGCATTGAGTACACCAACCACAACGTTGTCAAAGACAGCGCCGCCTTGTATTTTATGATCCCAAATGTCAAAGCCCACATCGGTTTAAAAAGCCCAGTGACCATGCCTCAGATATGGTTAAATGGGCAATACATAGGGGGTTACCAAGAGTTACAAACTTACATCATTGACAATCAGATCACCGCCGATAATGTTTTGGATTTTAACCACAAAAGCGCCGTCAGTGGTTAA
- a CDS encoding porin, which produces MKKAAIATAILSALVSGSTLAATVYDKEGTSLKIGGRAEARFNISDNNESDADGTSSFEDKSRARVNIKGKTQVTDSLYGFGKYETEFDTDDEVNNRYVFAGIGTEFGEFSYGKQDSAQVMLTDFTDTLATFGGEAADAVDGNKDKRTNNFLYSGKFDAVKLQMNYIAADEQDADSFGLAALYSADMFSVGAGYVSQENGDDDDNQINFAGELSLDMFTLGALYTMAEVGDDDYDGIELSAKMKASKELSLLAVYNKGEYDDAGDIVDEFTLEAVYKFNGHIRTYAGYKFQQIDDSDDELQAGIRYDF; this is translated from the coding sequence ATGAAAAAAGCAGCGATCGCAACTGCAATCCTATCCGCATTGGTTTCTGGCTCGACACTCGCAGCCACTGTCTATGACAAAGAAGGTACGTCACTCAAGATTGGCGGCCGTGCAGAAGCGCGTTTCAACATTTCTGACAACAATGAATCAGATGCCGACGGTACGAGCTCATTCGAAGATAAATCTCGTGCGCGTGTCAACATCAAAGGAAAAACTCAGGTTACGGATTCATTGTATGGTTTTGGTAAGTACGAAACCGAATTTGATACGGATGATGAAGTCAACAACCGTTACGTTTTTGCCGGTATTGGCACCGAGTTTGGCGAGTTTTCTTACGGTAAACAAGACAGCGCACAAGTCATGCTAACCGATTTCACAGACACCCTTGCTACCTTTGGTGGCGAAGCGGCTGATGCTGTTGATGGCAACAAAGACAAGCGCACCAATAACTTCCTATACTCTGGTAAATTTGACGCAGTTAAATTGCAAATGAACTACATCGCGGCGGATGAGCAAGATGCGGACAGCTTTGGTTTAGCAGCGCTTTACTCAGCAGACATGTTCTCTGTCGGCGCGGGTTACGTTTCTCAAGAAAATGGTGACGATGACGACAACCAAATCAATTTCGCCGGCGAACTTAGCCTTGATATGTTCACGCTAGGCGCGCTTTACACCATGGCGGAAGTAGGTGACGACGACTACGATGGCATCGAGCTTTCTGCGAAAATGAAAGCCAGTAAAGAATTGAGCTTACTTGCGGTTTACAACAAGGGTGAGTACGACGATGCTGGTGATATTGTCGATGAGTTCACTCTCGAAGCGGTCTACAAGTTTAACGGTCACATCCGTACTTACGCCGGTTACAAATTCCAACAAATCGATGACAGCGATGACGAGCTTCAAGCGGGTATTCGTTACGATTTCTAA
- a CDS encoding DUF406 family protein: MSNECNNVCEACGCAGEIGYIIREGDESVSVNLESATQMALNDKIEVYRQLAQSINSEVGINIDLSTTYNNKATLHFVFPVSVEKLIFELKIRQFPQQG, from the coding sequence ATGAGCAATGAATGTAATAACGTTTGTGAAGCCTGTGGCTGTGCTGGTGAAATTGGTTACATAATCCGCGAAGGCGATGAGTCCGTCAGTGTTAACCTTGAGTCTGCGACTCAGATGGCTTTAAACGATAAGATTGAGGTGTACCGTCAGCTCGCGCAATCCATCAACTCTGAAGTAGGGATAAACATTGATCTCAGTACCACGTACAACAACAAAGCCACTTTGCACTTTGTGTTTCCGGTCAGTGTAGAAAAGCTCATCTTTGAGCTTAAAATACGACAGTTTCCTCAGCAGGGGTAA